From Nitrospirota bacterium, the proteins below share one genomic window:
- a CDS encoding UDP-N-acetylmuramoyl-L-alanyl-D-glutamate--2,6-diaminopimelate ligase: protein MTLEELIEPLKDRLQIVERKGDLRVPVADVTDDSRRVKPGALFVAVKGERVDGHEYVPAAMRSGAGAVVAQRELTGCDVPLVRVKDSRLALGLLGSRFHGDPSVRLRMIGVTGTNGKTTVTYVCKTLLQAVGRRVGVIGTVAYQIGTETIPAFHTTPGALDLQALLARMVGAGLDSAVMEVSSHALALDRTVGCEFDVAVFTNLTQDHLDFHKDMEDYFQAKLKLFTGLSVGGTKKTSKRAVVNVDDPRGELVRAACAVPVWTYSIRNRSDIRAEDVRLSLAGTTFTVATPGGRFQVESRLVGEHNVYNVLAAIGVALQEGLSPDDIRQGLERVRDVPGRFERVEAGQDFTVVVDYAHTEDALVRLLTAAQSLKTGRIITVFGCGGDRDRGKRPKMGRAAVRYSDVVVLTSDNPRTEDPMAILREVEVGVREALSAKTGVRYDMIADRRQAIEVAIREARSGDMVLIAGKGHEDYQIIGTTKFHFDDREVAREAILKVRSG from the coding sequence ATGACGCTGGAGGAACTGATCGAGCCGCTGAAAGACCGACTTCAGATCGTCGAGCGAAAAGGCGACCTGCGGGTGCCGGTCGCCGATGTGACCGACGATTCGCGCCGTGTGAAGCCGGGAGCCTTGTTTGTCGCCGTCAAAGGCGAACGGGTGGACGGCCATGAGTACGTCCCCGCGGCGATGCGGTCCGGGGCTGGCGCCGTGGTGGCGCAACGGGAGCTGACCGGATGCGACGTTCCGCTGGTTCGCGTGAAGGATTCCCGCCTGGCACTGGGTTTGCTGGGAAGCCGGTTCCATGGCGACCCGTCCGTCCGCCTTCGCATGATCGGGGTGACCGGGACGAACGGCAAGACGACCGTCACCTATGTCTGCAAAACGCTTCTGCAGGCGGTCGGCCGGCGGGTCGGGGTGATCGGGACGGTGGCGTATCAGATCGGAACCGAGACGATCCCTGCCTTCCACACGACACCCGGCGCGCTGGATTTACAGGCTCTGTTGGCCCGCATGGTCGGCGCCGGGTTGGACTCCGCGGTGATGGAAGTGTCCTCGCACGCGCTCGCTCTCGATCGCACCGTCGGTTGCGAGTTTGACGTCGCGGTCTTCACCAACCTGACGCAGGACCATCTCGACTTCCACAAGGACATGGAAGATTACTTTCAGGCCAAATTGAAGCTCTTCACCGGTCTCTCCGTCGGCGGGACGAAGAAAACGTCCAAGCGGGCCGTGGTGAACGTGGATGATCCGCGAGGGGAACTCGTTCGCGCCGCCTGCGCCGTTCCTGTCTGGACGTATTCCATCCGAAACCGGTCGGACATCCGCGCCGAGGACGTGCGTCTGTCTCTGGCCGGTACGACGTTCACGGTCGCCACGCCGGGAGGCAGGTTCCAGGTCGAAAGTCGATTGGTCGGAGAGCACAACGTGTACAACGTGCTGGCGGCCATCGGGGTCGCTCTGCAGGAAGGGCTTTCGCCGGACGACATTCGCCAGGGCCTCGAACGGGTGCGCGACGTCCCCGGCCGGTTCGAGCGCGTCGAGGCCGGACAGGACTTCACGGTCGTTGTGGACTACGCCCATACGGAGGATGCGCTGGTGCGGCTCCTGACGGCGGCGCAGTCGCTCAAGACCGGCCGGATCATCACGGTCTTCGGCTGCGGCGGCGACCGGGATCGTGGGAAACGTCCCAAGATGGGGCGCGCGGCCGTCCGGTACAGCGATGTCGTGGTGCTGACCTCGGACAATCCGCGCACCGAAGATCCCATGGCGATCCTGCGAGAGGTGGAGGTCGGAGTCCGCGAGGCGCTGTCGGCCAAAACCGGGGTCCGGTACGACATGATCGCGGACCGCCGGCAGGCCATCGAGGTGGCGATCCGCGAGGCTCGGTCGGGAGACATGGTGCTGATCGCCGGGAAAGGGCACGAAGATTACCAGATCATCGGCACCACCAAATTTCACTTTGACGATCGCGAGGTGGCGAGAGAGGCCATCCTCAAGGTGCGCTCGGGCTGA
- a CDS encoding penicillin-binding protein 2, translating to MTGSSYRGRRFAVALVFMAGFAVVLIRLFNLQVLQAAELTVKADRQHSKTVTLEGPRGAIYDRHGKVLAINVEVPSVFGVPASLDNPSGVARYLSPVLHVRAAEIERKLKQDRSFVWLARKLDPDQGRRLERMPLDGIGIVMEGRRFYPKGPLLSHVLGFAGMDGQGLEGLERRYETYLHGEKRMVVLQRDALGRTVFPKDLREQTPASGHSLTLTIDEVIQYVAEKELEAAVNAAHAKSGILVAMEPRTGAVLALAVSPRFDPNAVAALSPDRWRNKALTDAYEPGSTMKVIVGAAALEEKVMTPGSLVFGEHGRMTVANTIIHDHEKSGWMTFAQVIQRSSNIGAAKAAMALGENRFYRYLQAFGFGERTDIDLPGEATGLLKHPRSWGRRSLASIAMGQEIGVTPLQLIAAVSAVANGGLLMKPYIVSEIRDAGGRLVKQGAPQVRRRVISAETAGTLSRILEGVVAQGTGTKAAIPGFRVAGKTGTAQKIDPRTGAYSSTQFVGSFVGYVPADDPRLAMIVVIDEPQTEAWGGAVAAPVFRRVAEQVLPYLGVTSNETVKLAMAM from the coding sequence GTGACAGGTTCTTCTTATCGGGGGCGGCGGTTCGCGGTCGCGCTGGTATTCATGGCCGGGTTTGCCGTCGTCCTGATCCGGTTGTTCAACCTGCAAGTGTTGCAGGCGGCCGAGCTGACCGTGAAAGCGGATCGACAGCACAGCAAGACGGTCACGCTGGAAGGACCGCGGGGCGCCATTTACGACCGACACGGGAAAGTGCTCGCCATCAACGTCGAGGTGCCGTCGGTGTTCGGGGTGCCGGCTTCGCTGGATAACCCGAGCGGGGTGGCCCGCTACCTGTCCCCCGTCCTCCACGTCCGGGCCGCCGAGATCGAACGGAAGCTCAAACAGGACCGCAGCTTCGTCTGGCTGGCGCGCAAGCTGGATCCGGATCAGGGTCGGAGATTGGAGCGGATGCCCCTCGACGGAATCGGTATCGTCATGGAGGGTCGCCGCTTTTATCCCAAGGGCCCGCTGCTCTCTCACGTGCTGGGGTTCGCCGGAATGGACGGGCAAGGATTGGAGGGCCTGGAGCGTCGGTATGAAACCTATCTGCACGGGGAAAAGCGGATGGTCGTGCTGCAGCGCGATGCGCTGGGGCGCACCGTGTTCCCGAAGGACCTGAGGGAGCAGACGCCGGCCTCCGGCCACAGTCTCACGCTGACGATCGATGAGGTCATTCAGTATGTGGCGGAGAAGGAGCTGGAAGCGGCCGTCAACGCCGCGCATGCGAAGTCGGGCATCCTCGTCGCCATGGAGCCGCGGACCGGGGCGGTGCTGGCCCTCGCCGTCAGTCCTCGCTTCGATCCGAACGCCGTTGCGGCGCTGTCTCCCGATCGATGGCGCAACAAGGCGCTGACGGACGCCTATGAGCCGGGCTCGACGATGAAAGTAATCGTCGGCGCCGCCGCGCTTGAAGAAAAGGTCATGACGCCCGGGTCCTTGGTATTCGGCGAACACGGGCGGATGACGGTCGCGAACACGATCATCCACGACCATGAGAAGTCGGGCTGGATGACCTTTGCCCAGGTCATTCAACGATCGAGCAACATCGGGGCCGCGAAGGCGGCCATGGCCTTGGGGGAGAACCGATTCTACCGGTACCTGCAAGCCTTCGGGTTCGGCGAACGCACGGACATCGACCTGCCCGGCGAAGCGACCGGGCTCCTGAAGCATCCGCGTAGCTGGGGACGCCGTTCGCTCGCGTCCATCGCGATGGGACAAGAGATCGGCGTGACACCGCTGCAACTGATCGCCGCGGTTTCGGCGGTGGCCAATGGGGGCCTCCTGATGAAGCCGTACATCGTGTCCGAGATCCGCGACGCCGGGGGCCGTCTGGTGAAGCAGGGTGCCCCGCAAGTCAGGCGGCGGGTCATCTCCGCGGAAACGGCCGGCACGCTAAGCCGTATCCTCGAGGGAGTCGTGGCGCAGGGGACGGGGACGAAGGCGGCGATTCCCGGCTTTCGTGTCGCGGGAAAAACTGGTACGGCGCAGAAGATCGATCCCAGGACCGGCGCCTATTCGTCAACGCAGTTCGTCGGATCGTTCGTCGGATACGTGCCGGCCGACGACCCTCGCCTGGCGATGATCGTCGTCATCGATGAGCCGCAGACGGAAGCCTGGGGCGGGGCCGTCGCGGCTCCCGTCTTCCGCCGGGTCGCCGAGCAAGTGCTGCCGTACCTCGGCGTGACGTCCAACGAGACGGTCAAGTTGGCGATGGCGATGTGA
- the ftsL gene encoding cell division protein FtsL: MKTLTLLAAMSLLLAFVWERVDIVRLGYHIERLKSDKVRLERERDELQVRVSSLTSPARIAKVATEKLGMVPPRQDQVVLVRLEPEAPSPAAPAEFEIRLAKSDALRRVR, from the coding sequence ATGAAAACGTTGACGCTCCTGGCGGCCATGTCGCTCCTGCTCGCGTTTGTGTGGGAACGGGTCGACATCGTGAGGCTCGGCTATCACATCGAGCGGCTGAAATCGGACAAAGTCCGTCTCGAACGGGAGCGGGATGAATTGCAGGTCAGAGTCTCGTCGCTCACGTCGCCGGCACGGATCGCGAAGGTGGCGACGGAAAAATTGGGAATGGTTCCGCCTCGGCAGGATCAGGTGGTGCTGGTCCGGTTGGAACCTGAGGCGCCGTCGCCCGCCGCACCGGCGGAGTTCGAAATCCGGCTGGCCAAGAGCGACGCGTTGAGAAGGGTGCGGTAG
- the rsmH gene encoding 16S rRNA (cytosine(1402)-N(4))-methyltransferase RsmH → MSAEDYGHVPVMLQEVLAYLVCRPGGRYLDCTVGQGGFAAAILERCGPDGMVIGMDRDDDAIAAARQRLRPFEARTHLVKTNFSDLKHCLRSLAIEKVDGVVFDLGVSSVQLDRPERGFSFLADGPLDMRMDRAGGTTAEELVNRLSERDLADVIYRYGEERFARRIARAVVRARERRPLRTTSELVGVITQAVPASYAHGRIHCATRTFQALRIAVNQELAVLGPAIRDAADVLAPKGRLCVIAFHSLEDRIVKETFRSLSRRPDARLAVLTKKPRTATEEERSRNPRSRSAKLRAAERLP, encoded by the coding sequence ATAAGTGCCGAAGATTACGGCCATGTTCCGGTCATGCTGCAAGAGGTCTTGGCCTATCTGGTATGCCGTCCGGGGGGGCGATATCTCGACTGCACAGTCGGGCAAGGCGGGTTCGCGGCTGCGATCCTTGAGCGCTGCGGACCGGACGGCATGGTGATTGGAATGGACCGCGATGACGACGCCATTGCGGCCGCGCGGCAGAGACTCCGGCCATTCGAGGCCAGGACGCATCTCGTGAAAACGAACTTCAGCGATCTGAAGCACTGTCTGCGTTCGCTGGCCATAGAGAAGGTGGACGGAGTGGTGTTCGATCTCGGGGTCTCCTCGGTTCAGCTCGACCGGCCCGAGCGAGGATTCAGCTTCCTGGCGGACGGCCCCCTCGACATGCGTATGGATCGAGCAGGCGGCACGACCGCGGAAGAACTTGTCAACCGCCTGTCCGAGCGCGACCTGGCGGATGTGATTTATCGCTACGGCGAAGAGCGCTTTGCGCGGCGGATCGCGAGAGCCGTCGTGCGGGCCCGCGAAAGAAGACCGCTTCGCACCACGTCCGAGCTGGTCGGCGTGATCACACAGGCCGTGCCGGCTTCCTACGCTCATGGGCGCATTCATTGCGCGACGCGCACGTTTCAAGCGCTGCGGATCGCCGTGAATCAGGAGTTGGCCGTGCTCGGTCCCGCGATCCGCGACGCCGCCGACGTGCTGGCTCCCAAGGGACGGCTGTGCGTGATTGCGTTCCACTCGCTGGAGGATCGCATTGTGAAAGAGACGTTCCGGTCGTTATCGCGGAGACCGGATGCCCGGTTGGCCGTTCTGACCAAAAAGCCGCGGACGGCGACCGAGGAGGAAAGAAGTCGGAACCCTCGGTCCCGCAGCGCCAAGCTGCGCGCGGCCGAGCGTCTGCCATAA
- the asnS gene encoding asparagine--tRNA ligase, which translates to MTVIYIEDVARYAGREVTIRGWLRHRRESGKLHFLIVRDGTGDLQAVVSKGAVGEEQFGISAQLTQESSLIVTGRLRQDPRAPGGYELDVSRIEPVQIAEPFPIQPKEHGVGFLMEHRHLWLRSSRQHAVLRIRHEIIRACRTFFDERGFVLVDAPIFTPNACEGTTTLFQTQYFDETAYLTQSGQLYSEATAAAFGKVYCFGPTFRAEKSKTRRHLMEFWMVEPEVAFAELPDMMDLAEEFLTYIVERVLSARRAELATLERDVGKLERVKPPFPRITYEEAVSLLRTKGNPIQYGDDFGGDEETLLSNEFDRPVVVHRYPTALKAFYMQNDPARPELALCMDVLAPEGYGEIIGGGQRIHEYDKLLARIREHKLPEEAFRWYLDLRRFGSVPHAGFGMGIERAVAWICGLDHVRETIPFPRMLYKLYP; encoded by the coding sequence ATGACGGTGATCTACATTGAAGATGTGGCTCGTTATGCCGGCCGGGAAGTGACGATCCGCGGGTGGCTGAGGCACCGTCGCGAGAGCGGCAAGCTGCATTTTCTCATCGTCCGGGACGGGACCGGCGACCTGCAAGCGGTCGTCAGCAAGGGGGCCGTGGGGGAGGAGCAGTTCGGCATCTCCGCCCAACTCACTCAAGAGTCTTCGCTGATTGTGACCGGCCGGCTGCGGCAAGACCCGCGGGCGCCCGGCGGGTATGAACTGGACGTCTCGCGGATCGAGCCGGTCCAGATCGCCGAACCGTTTCCGATTCAACCCAAGGAACACGGCGTCGGGTTCCTGATGGAGCACCGGCATCTCTGGCTGAGGTCCAGCCGCCAGCACGCCGTTCTTAGAATTCGGCATGAAATCATACGCGCGTGCCGGACCTTTTTTGACGAACGAGGCTTTGTGCTGGTCGATGCGCCGATCTTTACTCCGAACGCGTGCGAAGGGACTACGACGCTGTTTCAGACTCAATATTTCGACGAGACCGCCTATCTCACCCAGAGCGGGCAGCTTTACAGCGAAGCGACCGCGGCTGCGTTCGGCAAGGTCTATTGCTTTGGACCGACGTTTCGGGCGGAAAAATCGAAGACGCGGCGGCATTTGATGGAGTTTTGGATGGTCGAGCCGGAAGTCGCCTTCGCCGAGTTGCCGGACATGATGGATCTGGCTGAAGAGTTCCTGACGTATATTGTGGAGCGGGTTCTCTCCGCTCGCCGCGCGGAACTGGCGACACTGGAGCGCGATGTCGGCAAACTCGAGCGGGTGAAGCCTCCCTTCCCCCGCATCACTTATGAGGAAGCCGTCTCATTGCTCCGAACAAAGGGCAATCCGATTCAATATGGAGACGATTTCGGCGGCGACGAGGAAACCCTGTTATCGAACGAGTTCGATCGACCGGTTGTCGTGCACCGCTATCCCACCGCGTTGAAGGCCTTCTATATGCAGAACGATCCTGCGAGGCCCGAACTGGCGCTCTGTATGGATGTGTTGGCGCCGGAAGGGTACGGCGAGATCATCGGCGGTGGGCAGCGTATCCACGAATATGACAAGCTCCTGGCGCGTATTCGTGAACATAAGCTGCCCGAAGAAGCGTTCCGGTGGTATCTCGACTTGCGGCGTTTCGGCTCCGTGCCTCATGCCGGGTTCGGTATGGGGATCGAGCGCGCGGTTGCCTGGATTTGCGGTCTCGACCACGTGCGCGAGACGATTCCTTTCCCCCGCATGTTGTATAAGCTCTATCCCTGA
- a CDS encoding YajQ family cyclic di-GMP-binding protein, giving the protein MADQFSFDVVSQVDMQEMKNAVDQTLKEIRQRFDFKNSKTELTLEEKDKKLTVASDDEYRLKAVLEILKTKCVKRNVSLKALNYGKVEEALGGTVRQVITIQSGIPSEKAKEISKEIRDAKLKVQAQIQGDHVRVLSKSKDELQATIALLKQKEFGIDLQFVNYR; this is encoded by the coding sequence GTGGCCGATCAGTTTTCATTCGATGTCGTGTCGCAAGTCGACATGCAGGAAATGAAGAACGCGGTGGATCAAACTCTGAAGGAGATTCGGCAGCGGTTCGACTTCAAGAACTCCAAGACCGAATTGACGCTGGAGGAGAAAGACAAGAAGCTGACCGTGGCGTCGGACGACGAGTATAGGCTCAAGGCCGTGCTGGAAATCCTGAAAACCAAATGCGTCAAGCGCAACGTCTCGCTGAAGGCGTTGAACTACGGGAAAGTCGAGGAGGCGCTCGGCGGAACCGTGCGGCAGGTGATTACGATCCAGAGCGGGATTCCTTCGGAAAAGGCCAAGGAAATCTCCAAAGAGATTCGCGACGCCAAGCTCAAGGTCCAGGCGCAGATCCAAGGCGATCACGTGCGGGTCCTGAGCAAGAGCAAAGACGAACTGCAGGCGACGATCGCATTGCTCAAGCAGAAAGAGTTCGGCATCGATCTCCAGTTTGTGAATTACCGTTGA
- a CDS encoding carbon starvation CstA family protein: MKALRTLVWALTAVICAAAFGFVAGIVNPGEKVNGLWLVVAAACFYVLAFRFYGRWLASRVVELNDLRITPAHRLNDGVNFHPTNKYILFGHHFAAIAGAGPLLGPVLAAQFGFLPGFLWLVIGAVLAGAVQDFIILVASMRRNGRSLPEIARDELGAVTGTATAVAVLFIVVVALAGLGFAVVNALYRNGWGTFTIAMTIPIGFLMGYYLQRFRPGRVGEVSALGVALLIVSVIVGRVVAQSPVAHWFEYERSTLVWLLAGYGFLASVLPGWMLLVPRGYLSTFMKLGVVALLGLGVMMMAPTVEMPRVTAFAHGGGPIIPGALFPFLFITIACGAISGFHSLVSSGTTPKMIERESHAPVGYGAMLLESFVGVMALIAASVLIPGDYLAINTTLSADALAAMGFPVARIQELSQMVEVEVAGRPGGAVSLAVGMASIFAALPGMAGLMAYWYQFALVFEALFILTTIDTGTRVARYLIQELGGRFYAPLRHIGWWPGVIASSAAVVAAWGYLIGTGSISTIWPMFGAANQLLGTLALCIGTTVLIKMRKWRFLWVTSIPMVFVGAITLTGCYEMFGLFLGKAAAVSAAGQAFALYLDAALVATVALLAMIVLTDSATQWYGYLVLKRPFTSSEVVVIGGGSAARAHPTACGGAQFPINGCC, translated from the coding sequence ATGAAGGCTCTGAGGACGCTCGTCTGGGCTTTGACGGCGGTGATATGCGCCGCCGCGTTCGGCTTTGTCGCCGGCATCGTCAACCCCGGCGAAAAGGTGAACGGGCTCTGGCTGGTTGTCGCGGCCGCCTGCTTCTATGTGCTGGCGTTTCGGTTTTACGGCCGCTGGCTCGCGAGCCGGGTCGTCGAACTGAATGATTTGCGCATCACCCCGGCGCATCGATTGAACGACGGCGTCAACTTTCATCCCACCAACAAGTACATCCTGTTCGGCCATCATTTCGCGGCGATCGCCGGAGCGGGGCCGCTGCTGGGACCGGTGCTCGCGGCGCAGTTCGGTTTTCTGCCCGGATTTCTCTGGCTGGTGATCGGCGCCGTGCTGGCCGGCGCGGTGCAGGACTTCATCATTCTGGTCGCCTCGATGCGGCGGAACGGCCGCTCGCTGCCGGAGATCGCGCGCGACGAATTGGGGGCCGTCACCGGCACGGCGACGGCGGTGGCCGTGCTGTTTATCGTCGTCGTGGCGTTGGCGGGTCTCGGATTCGCGGTCGTGAACGCCTTGTATCGCAATGGGTGGGGGACCTTCACCATCGCGATGACGATCCCGATCGGCTTCCTTATGGGGTATTATCTCCAGAGGTTCCGCCCCGGCCGGGTGGGTGAGGTGTCGGCGCTGGGCGTGGCGCTGTTGATCGTATCGGTGATCGTCGGGCGGGTTGTGGCGCAGTCGCCGGTCGCGCACTGGTTCGAATATGAACGGTCCACGCTGGTGTGGTTGTTGGCCGGCTACGGGTTTCTCGCCTCGGTTCTGCCCGGGTGGATGTTGCTCGTGCCCCGGGGGTATCTGTCGACGTTTATGAAACTGGGCGTCGTGGCGTTGCTCGGCCTAGGCGTGATGATGATGGCGCCGACGGTCGAGATGCCGCGCGTCACGGCGTTCGCTCACGGCGGCGGGCCGATCATTCCCGGCGCGTTGTTTCCGTTCCTCTTTATCACGATCGCCTGCGGGGCGATCTCCGGCTTCCATTCGTTGGTCTCATCGGGCACGACGCCGAAGATGATCGAGCGCGAGTCCCACGCCCCAGTGGGGTACGGCGCGATGCTGCTCGAGAGTTTCGTCGGCGTGATGGCGTTGATCGCGGCGTCGGTGCTGATCCCCGGCGACTACCTGGCGATCAACACGACGCTGTCCGCGGATGCGCTGGCCGCGATGGGGTTTCCCGTCGCGCGCATTCAGGAACTCTCGCAGATGGTCGAAGTCGAGGTCGCCGGACGGCCCGGCGGAGCCGTGTCCTTGGCGGTCGGCATGGCGTCCATCTTCGCGGCCTTGCCCGGCATGGCCGGCTTGATGGCGTATTGGTATCAGTTCGCGTTGGTGTTTGAAGCTCTGTTCATCCTGACGACGATCGACACCGGCACGCGGGTGGCGCGGTATCTGATCCAAGAGTTGGGCGGACGCTTCTACGCGCCGTTGCGTCACATTGGCTGGTGGCCGGGGGTGATCGCCAGCAGCGCCGCGGTCGTGGCGGCCTGGGGGTATCTCATCGGCACCGGCAGCATCTCGACGATCTGGCCGATGTTCGGTGCGGCGAATCAGTTGCTGGGGACCTTGGCGCTGTGCATCGGAACGACGGTGTTGATCAAGATGCGGAAGTGGCGCTTCCTATGGGTGACCTCGATTCCGATGGTCTTTGTCGGCGCCATCACGCTGACCGGCTGTTATGAAATGTTCGGCCTGTTTCTGGGGAAAGCGGCCGCAGTGAGCGCGGCGGGACAGGCGTTCGCGTTGTATCTCGATGCCGCGCTGGTCGCGACCGTGGCGCTGTTGGCGATGATTGTGTTAACGGACAGCGCGACGCAGTGGTACGGGTATCTGGTCTTGAAACGGCCCTTCACGAGCAGTGAGGTGGTCGTCATCGGCGGCGGGTCAGCCGCGCGGGCGCATCCGACGGCATGCGGCGGGGCGCAGTTTCCAATCAACGGATGTTGTTAA
- a CDS encoding lysylphosphatidylglycerol synthase transmembrane domain-containing protein: MVKLFLLLLGLLALVALVWHIGPARIYNAAAQLGPGALLVMLLPSVLMYVLEAYGWRLTLGSRAVAVPFWRLLAIRTAGEVVNMTTPTAYVGGEPLKAYFLKRYRVSMVEGLASVVIAKTTMTIAQVLFILLGVALAFWLLDGSSSSGQTVLAAFVSVGLLAFGAAAFIVVQRRGVFTWLLTMLRKAGVSIAYLEAREDKLRSLDRTILEFYSHNRRGFYSSTGMFFLGWLAEALEVYVMIDYLGGPAELLSAVSIGALSVFIKGGTFFIPGSLGAQDGGNLLLLTAFGYDEVTGMTFALLRRFRELVWIAIGLLCLAALGYRKEPAPIRS; this comes from the coding sequence GTGGTTAAACTCTTCCTCCTGCTCCTCGGTCTCCTCGCGCTCGTTGCGCTCGTGTGGCATATCGGGCCTGCTCGAATCTACAACGCGGCGGCCCAGCTCGGTCCCGGCGCCTTGCTCGTCATGCTCCTTCCTTCAGTGTTGATGTATGTACTCGAAGCGTATGGCTGGCGCCTGACGCTCGGGTCCCGTGCGGTTGCCGTGCCGTTCTGGCGATTGCTGGCGATCCGGACGGCCGGCGAGGTCGTGAACATGACCACCCCGACGGCCTACGTCGGCGGCGAGCCGCTCAAGGCGTATTTCCTCAAGCGGTATCGAGTCTCGATGGTGGAGGGGCTTGCGTCGGTCGTGATCGCCAAGACCACGATGACGATCGCGCAGGTGCTGTTCATTCTCCTCGGCGTGGCGCTCGCGTTCTGGCTGCTCGACGGGTCGAGTTCGTCCGGGCAAACCGTGCTGGCGGCTTTCGTGAGCGTCGGCCTGCTCGCGTTCGGCGCGGCGGCGTTCATCGTCGTACAACGCCGGGGCGTCTTTACGTGGCTGCTGACGATGCTGCGGAAGGCCGGCGTCAGCATCGCCTATCTTGAAGCGCGTGAGGACAAGCTGCGGTCCCTGGACAGGACGATCCTCGAATTCTATTCCCACAACCGGCGCGGGTTCTATTCCTCGACGGGCATGTTCTTCCTGGGGTGGCTCGCCGAGGCGTTGGAGGTGTACGTCATGATTGACTATCTGGGCGGGCCGGCGGAGCTTCTCTCGGCCGTCTCCATCGGCGCGCTCTCCGTCTTCATCAAAGGCGGGACGTTCTTCATCCCCGGCAGCCTGGGCGCCCAGGACGGCGGCAACCTGCTGCTCCTCACCGCCTTCGGATACGACGAAGTGACCGGCATGACCTTCGCCCTGTTGCGGCGATTTCGGGAGTTGGTGTGGATTGCGATCGGGTTGTTGTGTCTCGCTGCATTAGGATATCGGAAGGAGCCGGCACCGATCCGGTCATAA